One Betta splendens chromosome 5, fBetSpl5.4, whole genome shotgun sequence genomic window, TGGTGCCATGATCAGTGTACCATCAAGTCTTGTCTAGTTTCATCACAAAAAGGTCATCTGTTTTCACAGTTACAGAAAGTTGAAGTTGTTATAACAACAGGAACCAAGGATGGACTGTAGAactcacaggaagctgcagctggacaAGACCAGGTCACAGTCCTGGTTCAATGGAGGCTTCAGCTCTCAGTACTAATCCATTTTGGTTCTGGTTTGGTTCTCCTGAGCTTCGGGTTGTGCTGTGGTCTAGATTTGTGCTGGACTAAAGCCCCACTGGGACCTAAACTGGCCGAGGTCCATGTCAGTCTGAGAGCATCTGGAcgaaggaggaaggaaacaggCCCCTCTGGTCTGGTTCCTCCTCTATGTAGCcatgctgcaaacacaaacatactaATGTTAACTGAACATCCAGAGGAACTGTGCAATCAGCATTGTACCATTAGCTCTACTCTCCACTGTCACAGTGTAAAACAGAAGTAGGACGGCCAATCAGAGTGCGGCCTTTTGATACGTACCCACCAATCACTGTCCTCATGCCCCAGGACCACCAGCACCTGTCCCTCACAGAAGCTCAGCTCGTCGTGATGGTCGGCCTGGCAGTCGTACAGAGCCTGAACCCGACGGCTCGTTGTGCCACGAGGCTGATGGGCCAAAGCAAATCACACTAAAATATCTCTACTAATGGTAATGATGtaaactaaaagtaaaacagtcacagcagcacagtcaACAAACTGACCAATGATCTGCGAGGCAGCGGCTGAGGGGCGGGGCCCCTGCAATCACTCTCAAAGCTTTGAGAGCGGTGATTGGCTGGAGACTCATTGGGCGGAGCTTTACTAGAGGGCAGTTGGTGTGAGTTgcactcactgtctgctcttcGAAAACCTGCAAATGTTAAAACATCAAGTTATTCTAAGAAATATGTCATATTAGAAATGAAATCATCAGTCAGTGTCAAATTGTTTTAACCCGAAAAGTGCTACATTCAGAGTTTAGCTACCATATTTGTTGTCTCAGGCTAAATACTTAGCAAAAGGCATTACTTTACAAGTAGTACTTAtacaaaaaactaaactaaagctACACATCTGTCAAAAACCTCTGGAAACTTATATTCTCAAATCTTTAAATGACTCCTACAAATGTctgaaacaagaacaaaatTAAACTTTCCCCTCTTGTGTTTTCctggaaaaatatatatttccaACTAATAAATCCACTACAAAGTAAGAAAACTGGGCCACAGCTGGTGAACCCTGGACAGAAAGTACCTCTGTCTGGTCGTTCAGTCAGGGAGCTGGGAGGGGAAGatggactgggggggggggggcgagagaggaagagagagaggtttGTTACCAGTAGTTTTTCAACATGAAGACCTGTAATTCAGCCTCAGTCCACCAGAGGTCAGTATATTCTCTTGCATTgctttcattttattcacactGACGTCTTCATGCATGTTCATTTACACCGTGCTCTTTGAGCTTCTATAACGTTATACTACGTGGAATATTCAGATGTCTTTGCAAAACAAAATTTACAGATTTCATATATAACATAATTTGTTACAGTCTGTAAACTGGTGTCACCTTATGATCATAGAAAGAACTGATTTTTACTTACACACACTTTTTAAATGAGGAGTCTGGACCACTGTAGATCCTGGGACTGGTTGGCAACCCgtaatctacacacacacacacagaaacacacacacacacacacagttaattaCACCGTATCACACAGACAGATTAATTGCACGCTGTCTTCCAGATGTTACCGTGTTTACTGGACTCGGAGCAGCTCCTCTTTTGTCGGATGCCAATGGGAGTGGGCGGCGTTgactttctgtttcctgtctgggAGAAGAAGacttctccctcttcctcctcttcatcagccactccctctcctccagcaggaggtgggggaggaggaacaGTGGGAGCTTCAGCACGGTGGAGAGCAGTGATTTTCCAGCCATCGTGAAACAACTTCGAAACGAAACTCACGAAACAATCTGAATCTGGCCTCACCTTTGACCCTGGGGGGTAGCGGGGGTgcgggggaggatgggggaggtggaggaggactggGAACCGAGCCAGAGGGTCGGCTGTGCAGCTCCATGGCCATAGCGAGCCTCCTCCCGACGCTGAGCAGGCCTCCTCCTGCACCCCCTGCCGAGGCAGAGGAGAGCGGGGCGACGGAGGACGACATGGACTGACTGAAGCTGAAGGGACgggaggggaaggagaaggaggaggtgaaggtggaggacgCGGAGGCCGATGTGCGCTCCTTCTTCACTGGACCGTTCTGAAACAGAGTAACAACGCATGAAGAGCTTTAACAGCCCCTGaccttcatgtttttttttaaaaagccaaagtggttgccatggttaccttGTCCTCAAAGTCATCGTCACTGTCGTAGATGTCGTCATGACGAAGCCTCCACTCGTACTCCACGTGGACGTGATGGTCAAACTGGTTGGACTGGGcctgcagcagctacacacagtGACAGTAAGCGGCGTGTAAAGCGTAGCGCATCGTTACCGTGGCGATACGATCCAGCGTTGGCCTCACCAGCGCCACACACTGGCCGTGCTTCAGCCTGCGGCTCACGTCCAGAGGCGTCTCTCCCAACTCGTTCTCtgtccacacaaaaaacaaatatctCATTTGCTGATTTTTCACAGTCAGTCTTCATATTGTGCATTTATGAATCGGACATTTTTGAAAAGTTTCTACTAATGTCCTCACACAACTGTCCACTATCCATGAATTGAACTGAAGTGAATTACTCATGTATGTGTTGGCTCTGGCtcgaagcagcagcttcacacagtCGCTCTTGTTGTGCAGGCAGCTGTAGTGCAGCGCCGTGTTTCCCGCTGATGTCTGCACGTCCACGTTGGAGCTGCGGAGGCACACGCGCAGCTGCAGGTCAATGCACGCGCGTTCACGCTAGCACGcacgcagctgcagccgcctcaGACTCACCAGTTCTGAGCCAGGAATTCCAGGATGTGCAGCGACGTCCTGTCAGCCAATAGGACGGCTAGATGCAGCGCCGACTCCCCTTTCTCCTGTTGGCATGGAAACCCAGTGCTGAGTGGTGATGGGCTCAACCTGTATCACAGTGctttctgtgctgtgctgttacctgtatgtgtgtgtgcagcggcTGGCTCAGCTCCGTCCTCTGAGCgtacagatggaggaggctGTAAATGTCGGCGCTCTTCGTCGCCTCCTGGAGCCCGAGTCTCAGCACTGCAGTCGAGCTGTGACTCCGCCTGGCGAAGTGGATGTCCTGATACTTGGACAGGATGAAGTCCTTACGCTCCGtcctgagcaaacacacgcacatcacAAACCCAGAGCCTGCACTGGGGAAATAACAAATGATTTCCTCCATCACCACTATGGGCGTGCGACTTACATGTGGCTGTGCTGGGAGGGTTTTAATGACGGACTGAGGAGGTTCGACTCCAGTATTTCATTGAAGCCAGAGTTACCAACATTCCGGGCCAACTTAGACAGAGACAtagaaacaacacagacaggtgGATTTATTGATGCACACCTTGAACAGGGTTCTACAGACACAGGTCGGTGCTCTGACCTACCAGCAGGTCTGAGGTCCCCAGGCTGTCCAGACTGAGGGACTGAATCCTGGAGACGTGGACCCCCATCTCCCTGTGGATCCCGGAGCACTCGATACAGGTCAGGATGCCCAGGTTTGTGGAGAGCCACCCGggatctgcagagagagagaatgcgATCAGTTCAACCAATCAATTCATTTAAACGTGCCCATCGGGGGTTTTCAGGCCGCTGATTACCCGGAGCGCCGCAGtcgcagcagctgttgtttccCGGCATGCGTTTGATGTCATCGGTGATGGCGCGGGTCAGGTCCTCCACGCTGCTCTCTCCCGGtccgcctcctctcctgcccccGTCCAGGGCCACGCTCAGAGCCTCCTGCTTGCTGTTACTGAGCACCGAGATCCAGCTGAACAACACACATACGTTAAGACACATTTGTTAATTTGATGGTTCTCTTAATGTGTGCTATTAACATTTAACCACGTGAAACAACCAGTAAGAATAAAATCACTCACGCCACACActcagcctcatcctcagcCAGGAAATGGTAGGTCCGATTATCTGGAGGGTGAAGTCATTCATGttaaattcatatttgtgtgtgtgtgtgtgtgtgtgtgtgtgtgtgtgtgtgtgtgtgtgtgtgtgtgtgtgtgtgtgtgtgtgtgtgtgtgtgtgcgtgcatcgtACGTGAGATGAGATCGAAGCATTTCTTGTCCTCCACATTAGGTTTAACCTGACAGGTGAGCAGGTTAAGTCTGGTCGGAGGTTTATTGGGCTGAGGGAGAGAAGAGGCTTTAGTCAGAATCATAGATAACATCAATCCTGATCCGACTTTAAGGCGTTACAGGTGCAGCTCACGGTAGCGTGTGCGATGGTCAGGTAGCAGTTGTGAACTGAGCATTTCCTCTTCTGCCACATTTTCCTCAAcctgaaacagaaacagcttCTGTTATAATGTATAGATATATTGACGGTTTTACTGTGAAAGTAACTAGTACATTTACTTGATGAACCATTGTACATTTCACTTCACAGTTTTGCTTTCAGTTCCTGTtagttgtgtttgtgcctgtgttaCAGTACCCGTCACTCTTTTTGTAGAGGAACCCCGTCCGTTCTGTCCCATACTGTTTGTCTCCGAGCAGCTGATGCATGCTGTACACCTGCTTAGGCAACGAGtcctagacacacacacacacacacacacacacacacgcacacacacgcgcacacccacacgcacacattaaTAACCTGGGGAACAGGAttgctgtacatgtacatgtataaaTGAAGTTTGAGTCTAGGTCTCTGACCTGCTCGATGTGAACGACTGGTCTCAGCTGATCCCTGAGGACACACAGCTGtcgcttttcctcctcctgacgctgcttcacctgcagacacgcacgcatgcacacacgcgcacacacacacacacacacacacacacacacacacacagctcactaAACACATTTGACGACAGCTACTGataattttaataatgtttCATATCACCAAGGAGCCAATTAACCTAACAGCGTTATCTGTGTTGTACAGGAAGTGGATCAGTAAAAGTAGTCAAAacatgttctttgtgttttcaccgtGATCCCTGGCAGCAAATCAGGAATCAGATTTATTCTCAACCCAGGAGTAAATGTGAAAGCGCAGCTCTTTGTTCGTTCTTTGAAGACGTGTGTTTacgctgttttatttaaattagcaTGAGGTTATTTAAGGTCATTGTCTTGTACGACTGCGTGATGAGTAGGAAGCTTAGTTAAACGTGCACGCTGAGTCGTCACAGCTGCCTGTTCGTACCGTGGTCAGGACGCCGTTCAGCTCCTCCATGTACTGCTTCAACCTCTGACTGGTGGAGACACActcctgcaggaagctgcacacacagaagtGCTGTAAACACCGAGCAGCAACAcgcgcacgtgtgtgcgtgcgtgcatgcgtgcgtgcgtgtgtatgtgtgtgcacgtatttgtgtgtgtgtatgtttgtgtgcgtgcgtgtgtatgtctgtgtttgtgtgcatgcgtgcacgtatttgtgtgtgtgtatgtttttgtgtgggtgtgtgcgttcGCTCACTTGTTGTGGCTGTGGTAGTGCTTGATGAGGTTCTGCAACAGGTCCACTCCTCTCTTCGTCTTGATCTCGTTGACCTTAATCAGATACTGAaagtcagagagagaggagctgctgttaaCAGACTGGTTATGAGTGAtgggctgaggagcagcaggacgatGACATAGAGAAAAAGGCGAAGGGGGCGTCCAGGTTTCCTTCACGTGTCCCCTCCTTCCGTCAGACGCTGACTCGGGGGAGAGGAGCGACCAGATGAGGGCACGGTGACCTGAACGCATCACTCACCTCGCACATGCTCAGTTGGAAGGAGCGCCTCTCCTTTTCCAGCTCCTCAGCGATCTCTCCTCCGCTCACCTCGCTCCTCACCATCCCATACTGACGGGCGAGCTCccgtttctccttctccacctgcttactgcaaacacacaaacgcacaaacgcacactctCAATCCAGACTCGTTTTTGGAGGCTTTTGCTTTGGGAGACGCTGTGTGCTCCTCATACTGGATGCTGTGGCGTAACAGTACAAGTGCTCCTCACTCACAATCTGCTCTCGTAGTCCCTCCATGTTCTGTCAAAAGGCTTCTTCAGGTCCTAGAGACACAAGGTTAAAAAAACGAATTTCACACCTGATGCCCTGGTGACAGATCCACTGTTGATCTACAGGGGTTTCACCTGAGGTGAGTCATTTTTACAGTCTCTATGAAAACCGAGTGACAGCGCAGTAAATTCAGAGGCCCTCACCCCCTTCACCTCCCTCAGGTCTCCTTTAACCAGAGAGTCCAGGAAGAAGTTGATGTTGTGGAGCATGCTCttcagctgcacacacaaacacacacaggtcaacAGTTCTGCACAAAGCCAAGAACCAAGAATCCAAAACCCAAACAATGTAACTTACACTGTTCATAATGCTTCAGTTTAATTGAGaactgctgtgacctttgacctttgtgaGGTCAGGCTGCTGACTCACCAGATTTTTCATTGGAGAGATGAGCTCTTTGGAGAAGTCAGCGAGGCGGCAGAAGGCGGAACCGACCTCCGTCTCCCCATTTGAGTGACAGTTGACCGAAAGCTTCTCCATCGAGTTAATGTACTGCTCCAGATAAGACACATGCTCTGACACAGAGACAACAGCGTTAGCACGCGCCAGTgatacgcgtgtgtgtgtgtgtgtgtgtgtgtgtgtgtgtgtgtgtgtgtgtgtgtaccttgtcCTGATGTGTATTTTGCTTTAGCAGCTTTCTTCATCTTCTGCAACACCAACCGATCACTGTCCAGAGCCtgaacgtgcacacacacacacacacacacacacacacacacacacacacacacacacacacacacacacacacacacacacacacacacacagtcgtgttttAATCTGCTCGGTGTGTGTGCTCATGTAGAGCGGTGGTGGGGGCAGTAATTCACCTGCTGACTCAACACACGCGCAGAGGACGAGCTTTGTTCTCCCAAACGCAGCTACATTCCCCTACGTGTGCGTAAACCCATTTCTCATCAGTATGAATCTCTATTAGAGCAGCTCAAGTCAGATGCTGactgcatttacagtatgtgaatatgACCATATTCACAGAGTTCTGATTGTATTAGCTGCAGCAAACTAAACAGTACAGCTAACACCACTGTTCTGCAGTAAATCCCTCCTCACCAGATGTTCAGGCGCATTTTCATGCATTTCTCTCTAAACTGGGGACAAATTGTCCAAACACATCATTCTTCTACATCAGAAAAGTTTGGCGAGTTTGTTCCAGAAGCTGTTACGGTCGCACACCATGACACCCCCTCCACTGTGGATCACTTCCATCATATGGAGCCTCGTGTCTTCAGTTACACAGGTTTTACTCCCTTTTGGTTTTCAGAGTCTTGCTGCTGATGAGTTTTATGTTGAGGTACTGTGTATTTCTGTTTATGCAGAGCATCTTTCCTCTTTTGACTCAGATGTCATAATAACTCTCCCACAGATGTGTGTCTAGCAGTAATGCTTTAGACAGTTTGATTAAAGCTTAGTATCCAGATACAAACCAGTGATATTATAAAACGGCTTAATAAGCTCATTAGTTGATAAAGGAATTAGCAGCATATTTAATAACTGTGAGCAGTTTCTTACAGGTAAGAGCTTCTTCAATGTGAATGTTTTTCTGCCAGATTGAATGGGCTCAAATGACATGGAAGCAGCCTGGGGCTAATGGGCCCCTGGGGGCCCCCAGCCCTGGacagatgctgtttgtgtggTTGAAAATCAATTTTTGCTGCAGGCTAAAAGATTATAAAACTCAACTTTGTGTTATGATTTTGTGTCACTACGACTAGTTTACTACGTTTTActaaaaagtgtgtttttactttactaCATTTCTCTGACAGTTTAAATTTTCAGATTTCAATATCAATGTTTACTTATCATCTTATTAGCACATCTGCGCAACCTTCTCTGGTTGTAGAGAATTTAGCACACTAATAATAATCTCCCCACACTCAGACGACCCTGGAAGGTTGACATTATGAGGTCTCCTAGCTAAATTACCTcactataaataaaacaattcaaaaaaacaaaaaaactttgaGGACCTCGGTCATTCAAACAAATTACAGTTTCCCTGTTGCACCGTCATCAAGCTAATAAGGTCATGACAATActtataaaaacatatttatactGGATTCTTAACCCAACTAACTGTACTGATAATGACTTGGGTGAATTACAGGAACATTTTTGGAATATTACTTTATAGAAATcggtttgtttttcacacacaaccCTATTTTAAAAACATCTCCCTTCaacaatgttttaaaataaaatatatgaataaataataaataagactAAATCCTccaaggaggaggcagcggattAGTGCAAGTGTTGATAATGCTGCTGTACTTTCACCTAGCTACTAGTTATTTACTGAGTATTTTTAAACCGTGGTACTGTACGTAGGGACAGGATCTGAGTACTCCTCCCCCAGCACCAACTACTACTACTCGTCCCAGCCCATTGTCCATACTGACCTCCTCCAGCAGGTAGACGGtgttcctgcagctgatcatcttggaggtgaaggaggaggtggttgGGGAGCTCCAGTCCTCCTGAACCTCCTGCACGAACTCCGACACCGACACGCACTCTGGCATGGTGCTCCTCAACCCGGGTTCAACACTGGGTCCAGCTGGGTCCGTCAAGCCTGGACTGCTGCACACAAAGACGGGTGAAACCAGGCGCAACACAGAGGCAGCAACAATGAGAAATACATAATAATAGTAATGATCTAAAAATCCACTATATATAATTGTAGAAATCCCACCGGTGCTGTGTCACCACATCATTTGGTACCGTTAAGGAGGAATTAGCGTTACAGGTTGATGAGAGCGATAATTAAAGACCGGATCCGAGTGAACCGCAGCATCAGCCGCGTCAAACAAAAGGTTTTCAGATCCAGCACGAAATGAACCCGGTCAACGCGGATGCATGAAAAAAGACCTCAAACCGGAGCATTCCTGGTCCGCGAGGCATCAAAACCAGCGAGTGTCTTTCCGGGGGAGCGCCTTCATTCACAGAAAAGCCACAAACCCGCCCGGATCTCCGTGCGTGAACCGGCTGACAAAGAGCGCAGGATCTGAGCGCGGACCCGGAGCTGCCCGACACCGGCAGCGGGTTCAGACGACAGGACGAACCCGGTCTTTGGTCCTTGTTTCGGCACCGGCTGCATGTCTCTTCATCTTCAATCAGCTGATTGGTTCCGTCTTTTCTCCTTTATTAAAACCGCATGGACAGGCGCGCTCACGTTGCACAGTGGCGGAGCCCTCTGCCGCGGCGGCGCGCACTGCTGACCTAGTACAGAGGTACACTGGGTagactggtcacactggaaaaCACCCCCGGCATAATCCTGCTCGACGGGTGCTTTTTAATTAGACTATTTTAAAGGATTAtttataaagacaaaaaaaaacgataaaataaaaaaaaatattcgtAATAATCTGAAAATATTGTCTTTACTCTCAATAAACAGTAGCATCAGTTAAAATAAAGCAATTGAAAACTAAATGCTAGCGTGCTTAATGTGATAACGCTGCCGCCTCGTGTGTTAATGTTTGCTAAATTTAAACtgtgaacaacaaaacaaacgaTTTCCACACTCTACATATTTTTGGATCTAACCAAAAAGGACACTGGTTTACAGACACATTTTTCTCCTCTAGTGCGAGAAACGTTGTCTAAACATGAACCGACATCACCAGAGTCTCAGAGGAAACAATCAGAGAGCgtgtaaacaaaacaatttcTGACTTCCTGTTCAACTGAGTGTTGAATTGTACTTCACCTTCAAATCTTTTTTAAAGTCAAATTGGCTTATATGTAAATGTTCTATAACGTGAAATGTCATTCATGAAAGGCATTAATTATTTAtgtattcattattaatattatatcatAGGTCCTAATTTAGTGTCCACTAGAAATCTGAAGCACCTttagttatttttctgttttaatcatTTAGATCCTCCATTTTCTCAGGAGTTtggtacatttttttttcttgttgttttgctgcaaCTGTTGAAAATTTGCTTATTAATTAAAGTGGACTTTGTCATGCGTCCCTAAACAGCTTCACCCAACTGACCCGAAAAGCACAGTGTCATATGTAACGTGTCATCATTAAACTTGATCTTTAATAGTGAGTCATTACAGCAGCAACACTTTATTGCAGGTCTCTGATATTTATTAAACCTTTTGTATGTGTTGATTAAAATAGCAACGAATGGAAAATAGAATTGAAAAATTAACTAAAAAAGGTTCATTTTAAAAGTTAAAATTTATGAATCTGcttatttatataaaactatttaacagtaaattatttttaacaatAGCGTAGGAAAAATATACTGTCTAATATATGTTATAAGTCTACAATAAAAAGGTGTAAACATAGTTTCAGTCTATTGTGAGTTATTGGTCAGAACCCTAACACTCATCATCCATTGACGATGAGGGCAGAAATTTGTTGCGGCATCGTgtagaggatgaggacgaggaagagcGTGAGGATGGCGAGGATGACCAGAGTGATGATGTACTTTTTGTAATTTTTccagatgaggaagatgaaggtcTTCATGGGGTTGACGAACCAGGTAAAGCTTGTTGTGGG contains:
- the unm_sa1614 gene encoding arf-GAP with SH3 domain, ANK repeat and PH domain-containing protein 2 isoform X2, yielding MQPVPKQGPKTGSPGLTDPAGPSVEPGLRSTMPECVSVSEFVQEVQEDWSSPTTSSFTSKMISCRNTVYLLEEALDSDRLVLQKMKKAAKAKYTSGQEHVSYLEQYINSMEKLSVNCHSNGETEVGSAFCRLADFSKELISPMKNLLKSMLHNINFFLDSLVKGDLREVKGVRASEFTALSLGFHRDCKNDSPQDLKKPFDRTWRDYESRFKQVEKEKRELARQYGMVRSEVSGGEIAEELEKERRSFQLSMCEYLIKVNEIKTKRGVDLLQNLIKHYHSHNNFLQECVSTSQRLKQYMEELNGVLTTVKQRQEEEKRQLCVLRDQLRPVVHIEQDSLPKQVYSMHQLLGDKQYGTERTGFLYKKSDGLRKMWQKRKCSVHNCYLTIAHATPNKPPTRLNLLTCQVKPNVEDKKCFDLISHNRTYHFLAEDEAECVAWISVLSNSKQEALSVALDGGRRGGGPGESSVEDLTRAITDDIKRMPGNNSCCDCGAPDPGWLSTNLGILTCIECSGIHREMGVHVSRIQSLSLDSLGTSDLLLARNVGNSGFNEILESNLLSPSLKPSQHSHMTERKDFILSKYQDIHFARRSHSSTAVLRLGLQEATKSADIYSLLHLYAQRTELSQPLHTHIQEKGESALHLAVLLADRTSLHILEFLAQNCSNVDVQTSAGNTALHYSCLHNKSDCVKLLLRARANTYMKNELGETPLDVSRRLKHGQCVALLLQAQSNQFDHHVHVEYEWRLRHDDIYDSDDDFEDKNGPVKKERTSASASSTFTSSFSFPSRPFSFSQSMSSSVAPLSSASAGGAGGGLLSVGRRLAMAMELHSRPSGSVPSPPPPPPSSPAPPLPPRVKAPTVPPPPPPAGGEGVADEEEEEGEVFFSQTGNRKSTPPTPIGIRQKRSCSESSKHDYGLPTSPRIYSGPDSSFKNPSSPPSSLTERPDRGFRRADSECNSHQLPSSKAPPNESPANHRSQSFESDCRGPAPQPLPRRSLPRGTTSRRVQALYDCQADHHDELSFCEGQVLVVLGHEDSDWWHGYIEEEPDQRGLFPSSFVQMLSD
- the unm_sa1614 gene encoding arf-GAP with SH3 domain, ANK repeat and PH domain-containing protein 2 isoform X4 codes for the protein MQPVPKQGPKTGSPGLTDPAGPSVEPGLRSTMPECVSVSEFVQEVQEDWSSPTTSSFTSKMISCRNTVYLLEEALDSDRLVLQKMKKAAKAKYTSGQEHVSYLEQYINSMEKLSVNCHSNGETEVGSAFCRLADFSKELISPMKNLLKSMLHNINFFLDSLVKGDLREVKGDLKKPFDRTWRDYESRFKQVEKEKRELARQYGMVRSEVSGGEIAEELEKERRSFQLSMCEYLIKVNEIKTKRGVDLLQNLIKHYHSHNNFLQECVSTSQRLKQYMEELNGVLTTVKQRQEEEKRQLCVLRDQLRPVVHIEQDSLPKQVYSMHQLLGDKQYGTERTGFLYKKSDGLRKMWQKRKCSVHNCYLTIAHATPNKPPTRLNLLTCQVKPNVEDKKCFDLISHNRTYHFLAEDEAECVAWISVLSNSKQEALSVALDGGRRGGGPGESSVEDLTRAITDDIKRMPGNNSCCDCGAPDPGWLSTNLGILTCIECSGIHREMGVHVSRIQSLSLDSLGTSDLLLARNVGNSGFNEILESNLLSPSLKPSQHSHMTERKDFILSKYQDIHFARRSHSSTAVLRLGLQEATKSADIYSLLHLYAQRTELSQPLHTHIQEKGESALHLAVLLADRTSLHILEFLAQNCSNVDVQTSAGNTALHYSCLHNKSDCVKLLLRARANTYMKNELGETPLDVSRRLKHGQCVALLLQAQSNQFDHHVHVEYEWRLRHDDIYDSDDDFEDKNGPVKKERTSASASSTFTSSFSFPSRPFSFSQSMSSSVAPLSSASAGGAGGGLLSVGRRLAMAMELHSRPSGSVPSPPPPPPSSPAPPLPPRVKAPTVPPPPPPAGGEGVADEEEEEGEVFFSQTGNRKSTPPTPIGIRQKRSCSESSKHDYGLPTSPRIYSGPDSSFKKCVPSSPPSSLTERPDRGFRRADSECNSHQLPSSKAPPNESPANHRSQSFESDCRGPAPQPLPRRSLPRGTTSRRVQALYDCQADHHDELSFCEGQVLVVLGHEDSDWWHGYIEEEPDQRGLFPSSFVQMLSD
- the unm_sa1614 gene encoding arf-GAP with SH3 domain, ANK repeat and PH domain-containing protein 2 isoform X1 produces the protein MQPVPKQGPKTGSPGLTDPAGPSVEPGLRSTMPECVSVSEFVQEVQEDWSSPTTSSFTSKMISCRNTVYLLEEALDSDRLVLQKMKKAAKAKYTSGQEHVSYLEQYINSMEKLSVNCHSNGETEVGSAFCRLADFSKELISPMKNLLKSMLHNINFFLDSLVKGDLREVKGVRASEFTALSLGFHRDCKNDSPQDLKKPFDRTWRDYESRFKQVEKEKRELARQYGMVRSEVSGGEIAEELEKERRSFQLSMCEYLIKVNEIKTKRGVDLLQNLIKHYHSHNNFLQECVSTSQRLKQYMEELNGVLTTVKQRQEEEKRQLCVLRDQLRPVVHIEQDSLPKQVYSMHQLLGDKQYGTERTGFLYKKSDGLRKMWQKRKCSVHNCYLTIAHATPNKPPTRLNLLTCQVKPNVEDKKCFDLISHNRTYHFLAEDEAECVAWISVLSNSKQEALSVALDGGRRGGGPGESSVEDLTRAITDDIKRMPGNNSCCDCGAPDPGWLSTNLGILTCIECSGIHREMGVHVSRIQSLSLDSLGTSDLLLARNVGNSGFNEILESNLLSPSLKPSQHSHMTERKDFILSKYQDIHFARRSHSSTAVLRLGLQEATKSADIYSLLHLYAQRTELSQPLHTHIQEKGESALHLAVLLADRTSLHILEFLAQNCSNVDVQTSAGNTALHYSCLHNKSDCVKLLLRARANTYMKNELGETPLDVSRRLKHGQCVALLLQAQSNQFDHHVHVEYEWRLRHDDIYDSDDDFEDKNGPVKKERTSASASSTFTSSFSFPSRPFSFSQSMSSSVAPLSSASAGGAGGGLLSVGRRLAMAMELHSRPSGSVPSPPPPPPSSPAPPLPPRVKAPTVPPPPPPAGGEGVADEEEEEGEVFFSQTGNRKSTPPTPIGIRQKRSCSESSKHDYGLPTSPRIYSGPDSSFKKCVPSSPPSSLTERPDRGFRRADSECNSHQLPSSKAPPNESPANHRSQSFESDCRGPAPQPLPRRSLPRGTTSRRVQALYDCQADHHDELSFCEGQVLVVLGHEDSDWWHGYIEEEPDQRGLFPSSFVQMLSD
- the unm_sa1614 gene encoding arf-GAP with SH3 domain, ANK repeat and PH domain-containing protein 2 isoform X5 produces the protein MPECVSVSEFVQEVQEDWSSPTTSSFTSKMISCRNTVYLLEEALDSDRLVLQKMKKAAKAKYTSGQEHVSYLEQYINSMEKLSVNCHSNGETEVGSAFCRLADFSKELISPMKNLLKSMLHNINFFLDSLVKGDLREVKGVRASEFTALSLGFHRDCKNDSPQDLKKPFDRTWRDYESRFKQVEKEKRELARQYGMVRSEVSGGEIAEELEKERRSFQLSMCEYLIKVNEIKTKRGVDLLQNLIKHYHSHNNFLQECVSTSQRLKQYMEELNGVLTTVKQRQEEEKRQLCVLRDQLRPVVHIEQDSLPKQVYSMHQLLGDKQYGTERTGFLYKKSDGLRKMWQKRKCSVHNCYLTIAHATPNKPPTRLNLLTCQVKPNVEDKKCFDLISHNRTYHFLAEDEAECVAWISVLSNSKQEALSVALDGGRRGGGPGESSVEDLTRAITDDIKRMPGNNSCCDCGAPDPGWLSTNLGILTCIECSGIHREMGVHVSRIQSLSLDSLGTSDLLLARNVGNSGFNEILESNLLSPSLKPSQHSHMTERKDFILSKYQDIHFARRSHSSTAVLRLGLQEATKSADIYSLLHLYAQRTELSQPLHTHIQEKGESALHLAVLLADRTSLHILEFLAQNCSNVDVQTSAGNTALHYSCLHNKSDCVKLLLRARANTYMKNELGETPLDVSRRLKHGQCVALLLQAQSNQFDHHVHVEYEWRLRHDDIYDSDDDFEDKNGPVKKERTSASASSTFTSSFSFPSRPFSFSQSMSSSVAPLSSASAGGAGGGLLSVGRRLAMAMELHSRPSGSVPSPPPPPPSSPAPPLPPRVKAPTVPPPPPPAGGEGVADEEEEEGEVFFSQTGNRKSTPPTPIGIRQKRSCSESSKHDYGLPTSPRIYSGPDSSFKKCVPSSPPSSLTERPDRGFRRADSECNSHQLPSSKAPPNESPANHRSQSFESDCRGPAPQPLPRRSLPRGTTSRRVQALYDCQADHHDELSFCEGQVLVVLGHEDSDWWHGYIEEEPDQRGLFPSSFVQMLSD